A stretch of Lachancea thermotolerans CBS 6340 chromosome D complete sequence DNA encodes these proteins:
- the RPT6 gene encoding proteasome regulatory particle base subunit RPT6 (highly similar to uniprot|Q01939 Saccharomyces cerevisiae YGL048C RPT6 One of six ATPases of the 19S regulatory particle of the 26S proteasome involved in the degradation of ubiquitinated substrates bound by ubiquitin-protein ligases Ubr1p and Ufd4p localized mainly to the nucleus throughout the cell cycle), with the protein MSAAAVSEVTLNTHESGIKPFFDQKIQDTELKIRAKTQNLRRLEAQRNALNDKVRFIKDELRLLQEPGSYVGEVVKVVSDKKVLVKIQPEGKYIVDIAKDINVKDLKASQRVCLKSDSYALHKILENKVDPLVSLMMVEKVPDSTYDMVGGLTKQIKEIKEVIELPVKHPELFESLGIAQPKGVILYGPPGTGKTLLARAVAHHTDCKFIRVSGAELVQKYIGEGSRMVRELFIMAREHAPSIIFMDEIDSIGSSRVEGGSGGGDSEVQRTMLELLNQLDGFETSKDIKIIMATNRLDILDPALLRPGRIDRKIEFPPPTVAARAEILRIHSRKMNLTRGINLRKIAEKMNGCSGADVKGVCTEAGMFALRERRIHVTQEDFELAVGKVMNKNDETAISVAKLFK; encoded by the coding sequence TGAGTGCAGCAGCAGTGAGCGAGGTGACTCTCAACACCCACGAAAGTGGTATTAAGCCCTTTTTCGACCAGAAAATACAAGACACGGAGCTCAAGATTAGAGCTAAAACCCAAAACCTAAGAAGGTTGGAAGCACAAAGAAATGCACTAAATGACAAAGTGCGGTTCATCAAGGACGAACTGAGGCTGCTTCAGGAACCAGGCTCTTATGTGGGCGAGGTTGTTAAGGTGGTATCAGAcaagaaggttttggtCAAGATCCAGCCGGAGGGGAAATATATTGTGGACATCGCGAAAGACATTAATGTCAAAGACCTCAAAGCATCGCAGCGTGTGTGCCTGAAGAGTGACTCTTACGCGCTTCACAAAATCCTAGAGAACAAGGTCGACCCTCTGGTCTCGCTTATGATGGTGGAGAAGGTGCCAGATTCTACCTACGATATGGTGGGTGGCCTAACCAAGCAAATTAAGGAAATTAAAGAAGTTATTGAGCTGCCTGTAAAACATCCAGAGCTTTTCGAAAGTCTTGGAATTGCACAACCAAAAGGTGTTATTCTGTATGGGCCGCCCGGCACTGGCAAAACGCTTTTGGCAAGGGCCGTAGCGCATCACACAGACTGCAAATTTATCCGTGTGAGTGGTGCGGAGCTGGTGCAGAAGTACATTGGTGAGGGATCGCGTATGGTGAGAGAGCTGTTTATCATGGCTCGCGAGCACGCACCTTCCATCATATTCATGGACGAAATTGACTCTATCGGTTCCAGCCGTGTGGAAGGTGGCTCTGGTGGTGGCGACTCTGAGGTTCAGCGTACCATGTTGGAATTGCTGAATCAATTAGACGGCTTCGAGACCTCTAAAGACATTAAGATTATTATGGCAACCAATAGACTGGATATTTTGGATCCTGCGCTTCTAAGACCGGGAAGAATTGACCGTAAAATCGAATTTCCACCTCCAACAGTTGCGGCTAGGGCTGAAATATTGCGGATCCACTCCAGAAAGATGAATTTGACCCGTGGTATTAATTTGCGCAAGATCGCAGAGAAAATGAACGGCTGTTCGGGAGCTGATGTCAAAGGTGTGTGTACAGAAGCAGGTATGTTTGCACTCCGGGAGAGGCGAATTCACGTCACCCAAGAAGACTTCGAGCTCGCCGTCGGTAAGGTTATGAATAAGAATGATGAGACAGCCATCTCAGTAGCAAAGCTATTCAAGTAA